A single Natrinema pellirubrum DSM 15624 DNA region contains:
- a CDS encoding Na+/H+ antiporter NhaC family protein translates to MSATTYGAWSLLPLILAIGVAIKTRKAIIGLFLGVWSGGAIYRYFDGVDLAASLFNGVGLPSYEPLNIVVGIIIAGFWGSIDALQWISESVGESVFNMQIILLVLFLGSAIAMIWKLGGTLAAAEKVTEYVDSKRKAGLAAWLMGIGLFFDDYANAAIVGTTMKDISDELNMSREKLSYIVDSTAAPVSTLALSSWVAFQMSMINTGYEATDIPASEVPSSFLIFIKSIPFNMYSILAIVMVGIIVVTQRDFGAMLSAEHRARETGKVNGEKAQPMQDIKGELGDPIEGAPRMLRTFFVPVLVLLGVVTVGAIITGYEPGRTLREILINANYIFTIVVGSFAMVGSTWYYAYFYDYMSVGESVDTSVKGFKIQYITKPLS, encoded by the coding sequence ATGTCAGCCACGACATACGGTGCATGGTCTCTGTTGCCACTGATACTCGCGATCGGTGTCGCCATCAAAACTCGGAAAGCGATTATCGGGCTGTTTTTAGGTGTCTGGTCCGGAGGCGCGATTTATCGCTACTTCGATGGGGTTGATCTCGCCGCAAGTCTCTTTAACGGGGTCGGGCTCCCGTCCTACGAACCGCTCAATATTGTCGTTGGTATCATTATCGCTGGATTCTGGGGTTCGATCGATGCGCTTCAGTGGATCTCGGAGTCAGTCGGTGAAAGCGTGTTCAACATGCAGATCATCCTCTTAGTTCTGTTCTTAGGTTCCGCTATTGCGATGATCTGGAAGTTGGGTGGGACACTCGCCGCCGCAGAGAAGGTCACTGAGTACGTCGATAGCAAACGAAAAGCCGGGCTGGCAGCGTGGCTAATGGGCATCGGGTTATTTTTCGACGATTACGCCAACGCGGCGATCGTTGGGACGACGATGAAAGACATCTCGGACGAGCTTAATATGTCTCGCGAAAAGCTGTCCTATATCGTCGACTCTACGGCCGCACCGGTTTCGACTCTTGCATTATCTTCGTGGGTCGCCTTCCAGATGTCAATGATCAACACTGGCTACGAAGCAACGGATATTCCGGCCAGTGAAGTCCCGTCTTCTTTCTTAATATTTATCAAATCCATCCCGTTCAACATGTATTCTATCTTGGCGATCGTCATGGTTGGGATTATCGTGGTCACCCAGCGCGACTTCGGTGCGATGCTGTCTGCGGAACATCGTGCCCGTGAAACCGGGAAGGTCAACGGGGAAAAGGCACAGCCGATGCAGGACATAAAAGGGGAACTGGGAGATCCTATCGAGGGAGCGCCGAGAATGCTCCGGACGTTTTTCGTTCCCGTCCTCGTTCTTCTGGGTGTCGTCACGGTCGGTGCAATCATAACGGGATACGAACCCGGACGAACACTGCGAGAGATACTGATCAACGCGAACTACATTTTCACCATCGTCGTTGGTTCGTTCGCGATGGTCGGGTCGACGTGGTACTACGCATACTTCTACGACTATATGTCAGTCGGTGAGAGCGTGGACACCTCCGTGAAAGGATTTAAGATTCAGTACATCACAAAGCCGCTTAGTTAG
- a CDS encoding aldehyde dehydrogenase family protein gives MDNEESHGEIRQRHRRAIDEATAEITFGAWIDGETRSASTGETFRTTDPVIDETIAEVPRCTSEDIETAVDAAQSSFKGEWSDLGVTERSALLNEWADELSAHRDTLGLLESLDTGKPLEYAKEEIDGAVAFLSYYADIARSHGGKQIPVDGDSLVYTQREPYGVCGQITPWNFPLYLLSWKVGPALATGNTVVIKPAELTPLTALYAAQLSEGILPDGVLNVVPGYGEEAGAPLTEHEDVRKLAFTGEDLTGETIMKAAAANITPVTLELGGKSPMIVFPDADVETAAEAAADGIFYNTGQACDAASRILLHEDIKEEFTEAFLDHAADYTVGDPLEEGTMMGPLAHQGQYEKVTDYIELGTEEGATVLTGGSAPDDPDLEDGWFIEPTIFDDVSNDMRIAQEEIFGPVECLLTFSDYDEAIEMANDIEYGLAGYVITENASLAHQAASDIEAGLIAVNKYPGDDLGVPFGGYKRSGIGRECAEETLDHYTQTKTVNMRLDEPEL, from the coding sequence ATGGATAACGAGGAATCCCACGGAGAGATCCGGCAGCGACACCGCCGCGCGATCGACGAAGCAACTGCGGAGATCACCTTCGGCGCTTGGATTGACGGCGAAACGCGATCGGCAAGCACCGGGGAGACCTTCCGGACGACGGACCCAGTGATCGACGAAACGATCGCAGAAGTCCCACGATGTACCAGCGAGGATATCGAGACTGCCGTCGACGCTGCACAATCCTCTTTCAAGGGAGAATGGAGCGATCTCGGAGTCACCGAGCGGTCCGCGTTGCTAAACGAGTGGGCCGATGAACTTTCGGCACACCGTGACACACTCGGTCTTCTCGAGAGCCTCGACACGGGGAAACCACTCGAATACGCAAAAGAAGAGATCGACGGTGCGGTCGCTTTCCTCTCGTATTATGCGGATATCGCACGGTCACACGGCGGAAAGCAGATCCCCGTTGACGGGGATTCCCTGGTGTATACACAACGCGAACCCTACGGAGTTTGTGGACAGATCACGCCGTGGAACTTCCCCCTCTATCTTCTATCGTGGAAAGTCGGCCCCGCGCTAGCGACCGGGAACACCGTCGTGATAAAACCCGCAGAACTCACACCGCTGACTGCTCTATACGCTGCTCAACTGTCCGAGGGCATTCTCCCTGACGGCGTTTTGAACGTCGTTCCCGGATACGGCGAAGAGGCCGGCGCTCCACTGACGGAACACGAAGACGTTCGCAAGCTCGCGTTCACTGGCGAGGATCTGACCGGAGAGACGATTATGAAGGCAGCCGCGGCCAACATCACACCGGTGACGCTTGAGCTCGGTGGGAAGAGCCCTATGATCGTGTTCCCCGATGCAGATGTCGAAACCGCTGCCGAAGCGGCCGCGGACGGCATCTTCTACAACACTGGGCAGGCGTGTGACGCCGCGTCGCGTATCCTCCTCCACGAGGACATTAAGGAGGAGTTCACGGAGGCGTTCCTCGACCACGCAGCCGACTACACCGTTGGCGATCCCCTCGAAGAGGGGACCATGATGGGCCCCCTGGCACATCAGGGCCAGTACGAGAAGGTCACGGACTATATCGAACTCGGGACAGAGGAAGGCGCAACCGTACTGACTGGGGGGAGCGCTCCAGACGATCCGGACCTCGAGGACGGATGGTTCATCGAGCCGACGATCTTCGACGACGTCAGTAACGATATGAGAATTGCACAGGAGGAGATCTTCGGCCCAGTCGAGTGTCTCCTCACGTTCTCCGACTACGACGAAGCGATCGAGATGGCTAACGATATCGAGTACGGGCTCGCGGGATACGTGATCACCGAAAACGCATCCCTCGCCCATCAGGCTGCTTCGGATATCGAAGCTGGACTGATCGCAGTTAACAAATACCCCGGCGACGACCTCGGTGTTCCGTTCGGCGGGTACAAACGCTCTGGAATCGGCCGTGAATGCGCTGAAGAAACGCTCGATCACTATACGCAGACGAAAACGGTCAACATGCGACTCGACGAGCCCGAGCTATAG
- a CDS encoding TlpA family protein disulfide reductase — MSLETMRPNPTWDAASYEEAVETLAAHNDELVYTVWGGDWCKDCRALLPDFGAALEAAEVPDDRIEEVNVDEDKQGPGVEAYDIEYIPTIVVETDDGEEIVRFVEEEDVPPAVWLADQLERELA; from the coding sequence ATGAGTCTCGAGACCATGCGGCCGAACCCCACGTGGGACGCGGCGTCCTACGAGGAGGCGGTCGAGACGCTCGCAGCGCACAACGACGAACTCGTGTACACCGTCTGGGGCGGGGACTGGTGTAAGGACTGTCGCGCTCTGTTGCCCGATTTCGGTGCAGCACTCGAGGCAGCCGAGGTCCCCGATGACCGTATCGAGGAGGTCAACGTCGATGAGGACAAGCAGGGACCGGGCGTCGAGGCGTACGACATCGAGTACATCCCGACGATCGTCGTCGAGACCGACGACGGCGAGGAGATCGTCCGGTTCGTCGAGGAAGAAGACGTGCCGCCGGCAGTCTGGCTGGCCGACCAGCTCGAGCGGGAACTGGCATAA
- a CDS encoding metallophosphoesterase → MAADGDDSVHYVISDLHIGGDEQLGEVDFLDELLAFLERLATTDEDAELVINGDAFGLWEFTEVDGPAKFDILTERYPELFEQLRETGDSVPITLLPGNHDNELAAYDEYGERLAEYNVDLVRAESLTRSVGDRTIYFEHGHQRDPNNRFEDFGNPSERPLGYYYNTNVTSRAGRLSERGRFNWLKDVQAVTPTERVPSWLLSKYFYREMNPLLRYAVIPVLLLFNISVLLAVLAGLDVAGIWTMPVETADAILTRLGLVGEAVHFLLVANAAIAGVLVLAGVPLYFILRDVERTVDRFGVFEADLTVDPDEPYAAAAREVFAERPETAVFCYGHTHRPLLNDVEGRLLVNTGTWLKRLHRRDVVAGVLPPVFYPSYQLCAVRIAAEANGVAVEFEEIEKDDPGASEITRTERLLTLGRAPTPTLPDRAVVADADRDPTFESDD, encoded by the coding sequence ATGGCAGCCGACGGCGACGATTCGGTCCACTACGTGATCAGCGATCTCCACATCGGCGGCGACGAACAACTGGGAGAGGTCGACTTCCTCGACGAGTTGCTCGCCTTCCTCGAGCGGCTCGCGACGACCGACGAGGACGCGGAACTCGTCATCAACGGCGATGCGTTCGGGCTGTGGGAGTTCACCGAAGTCGACGGACCGGCGAAGTTCGATATCCTGACTGAGCGGTATCCCGAACTGTTCGAACAGTTACGCGAGACGGGCGATTCGGTGCCGATCACGCTGTTGCCGGGCAACCACGACAACGAACTCGCGGCGTACGACGAGTACGGCGAGCGACTGGCCGAATACAACGTCGACCTCGTCCGGGCCGAATCGCTCACCCGGTCGGTCGGCGACCGGACGATCTATTTCGAACACGGCCACCAGCGCGATCCCAACAATCGGTTCGAGGACTTCGGTAATCCGTCCGAGCGGCCGCTCGGCTACTACTACAACACCAACGTGACGAGCAGGGCCGGCCGCCTGTCCGAACGGGGGCGGTTCAACTGGTTGAAAGACGTGCAGGCGGTGACGCCGACCGAACGGGTCCCCAGCTGGCTCCTCTCCAAGTACTTCTATCGGGAGATGAATCCACTCCTTCGGTACGCCGTGATCCCGGTCCTGTTGTTGTTCAATATCAGCGTCCTGCTCGCGGTACTCGCCGGACTGGACGTCGCCGGCATCTGGACGATGCCCGTCGAGACGGCGGACGCGATACTCACCCGGCTGGGCCTCGTCGGGGAGGCGGTCCACTTCCTCCTCGTCGCTAACGCGGCGATCGCCGGTGTCCTGGTGCTTGCGGGCGTTCCGCTCTATTTCATCCTCCGCGATGTCGAGCGGACGGTCGACCGGTTCGGCGTGTTCGAGGCGGACCTCACCGTCGACCCCGACGAGCCGTACGCGGCCGCCGCCCGCGAGGTGTTCGCCGAACGTCCTGAGACGGCGGTTTTCTGTTACGGCCACACCCATCGCCCGCTGCTGAACGATGTCGAGGGCCGGTTGCTCGTCAACACCGGCACGTGGCTGAAGCGCCTCCACCGCCGCGACGTCGTCGCGGGGGTCCTCCCGCCGGTGTTCTACCCGTCCTATCAGCTGTGTGCCGTGCGGATCGCCGCCGAAGCCAACGGCGTGGCCGTCGAATTCGAGGAGATAGAGAAGGACGATCCGGGCGCCTCGGAGATCACCCGCACCGAACGCCTGCTCACGCTGGGCCGAGCCCCGACGCCGACCCTCCCCGATCGAGCGGTCGTCGCCGATGCGGACCGCGATCCGACGTTCGAGTCGGACGACTGA
- a CDS encoding thioredoxin domain-containing protein, which yields MTDPTRRNRLDEEESPYLRQHADNPVNWQPWDEQALAAAKERDVPIFLSIGYSACHWCHVMEEESFADEAVAEILNENFVPIKVDREERPDVDSIYMTVCQLVRGQGGWPLSAWLTPEGKPFFIGTYFPRDGERGQPGFPDLCQRISDSWESEEDREEMQHRAQQWTDAAKDRLEETPDSAGVDAGVAAEPPSSDVLETAADAVLRSADRQYGGFGTGQKFPQPSRLRVLARTYDRTGREEYREVLEETLDAMAAGGLADHVGGGFHRYCVDRDWTVPHFEKMLYDNAEIPRAFLAGYQLTGEDRYAETVADTLAFVDRELTHDEGGFFSTLDAQSEDPETGEREEGAFYVWTPEEVHDVIADETDASLFCARYDITESGNFEGQNQPNRIARVSELASQFDLAESEVLKRLDSARKRLFEAREERPRPDRDEKILAGWNGLMISTYAEAALVLGEDEYAETAVDALEFVRDRLWDTESQRLSRRYKAGDVKVDGYLEDYAFLARGALDCYQATGDVDHLAFALELARVIEAEFWDADRGTLYFTPESGESLVTRPQELGDQSTPSSTGVAVETLLALDEFADDDFSEIAATVLETHANELEANALEHATLCIGADRFEAGALEVTVAADELPTEWREAFASRYFPDRLFALRPPTEAGLETWLETLGLADAPPIWAGREARDGEPTLYVCRDRTCSPPTHDVDEALEWLGEHAAVEGSGAGTLAEDESPF from the coding sequence ATGACCGACCCGACACGGCGCAACCGGCTCGACGAGGAGGAAAGCCCCTACCTGCGCCAGCACGCGGACAACCCCGTCAACTGGCAGCCGTGGGACGAGCAGGCCCTCGCGGCCGCGAAAGAGCGCGACGTGCCCATCTTCCTCTCGATCGGCTACTCGGCGTGTCACTGGTGTCACGTCATGGAAGAGGAGAGCTTCGCCGACGAGGCCGTCGCCGAGATACTCAACGAGAACTTCGTCCCGATCAAGGTCGACCGCGAGGAGCGCCCGGACGTCGACAGCATCTACATGACCGTCTGTCAGCTCGTCCGCGGACAGGGCGGCTGGCCGCTCTCGGCGTGGCTCACCCCCGAGGGCAAGCCCTTCTTCATCGGGACCTACTTCCCGCGGGATGGCGAGCGGGGTCAGCCCGGCTTTCCGGACCTCTGTCAGCGGATCAGCGACTCCTGGGAAAGCGAGGAGGACCGCGAGGAGATGCAACACCGCGCCCAGCAGTGGACCGACGCCGCCAAAGACCGCCTCGAGGAGACGCCGGATTCCGCGGGGGTCGACGCCGGCGTCGCTGCGGAGCCACCCTCGAGCGACGTTCTCGAGACGGCCGCCGACGCCGTCCTCCGGAGTGCGGATCGCCAGTACGGCGGGTTCGGCACCGGGCAGAAGTTCCCCCAGCCCTCGCGGCTGCGTGTCCTCGCGCGGACGTACGACCGCACCGGCCGCGAGGAGTACCGCGAGGTACTCGAGGAGACGCTGGACGCGATGGCCGCCGGCGGACTCGCCGACCACGTCGGCGGCGGCTTTCATCGCTACTGCGTCGACCGGGACTGGACGGTCCCCCACTTCGAGAAGATGCTCTACGACAACGCGGAGATCCCACGGGCCTTCCTCGCGGGCTACCAGCTTACCGGCGAGGACCGCTATGCCGAGACCGTCGCGGACACGCTGGCGTTCGTCGATCGGGAGCTGACCCACGACGAGGGCGGCTTCTTCAGCACCCTCGACGCCCAGAGCGAGGATCCCGAAACGGGCGAGCGCGAGGAGGGCGCGTTCTACGTCTGGACCCCCGAGGAGGTCCACGACGTCATTGCGGACGAGACCGACGCCTCGCTGTTCTGTGCCCGGTACGACATCACGGAATCGGGCAACTTCGAGGGGCAGAACCAGCCCAACCGTATCGCCCGGGTGTCTGAGCTGGCCTCGCAGTTCGACCTCGCGGAGAGCGAGGTCTTGAAGCGACTCGACTCGGCCCGGAAGCGGCTGTTCGAGGCCCGCGAGGAGCGGCCCCGGCCGGACCGCGACGAGAAAATACTGGCGGGCTGGAACGGGCTGATGATCTCGACCTACGCCGAGGCGGCGCTGGTACTCGGCGAGGACGAGTACGCCGAAACCGCGGTCGACGCCCTCGAGTTCGTCCGGGATCGACTCTGGGATACAGAGAGCCAGCGCCTCTCGCGGCGCTACAAAGCTGGTGACGTCAAGGTCGACGGCTACCTCGAGGACTACGCCTTCCTCGCGCGGGGCGCACTCGATTGCTATCAGGCCACCGGCGACGTCGACCACCTCGCCTTCGCGCTCGAGTTGGCCCGGGTCATCGAGGCCGAGTTCTGGGACGCCGACCGCGGGACGCTCTATTTCACGCCCGAGAGCGGCGAGTCGCTCGTGACGCGACCGCAGGAACTGGGCGACCAGTCGACGCCCTCGTCGACCGGCGTGGCGGTCGAAACGCTGCTTGCCCTCGATGAGTTCGCTGACGACGATTTCAGCGAAATCGCCGCGACCGTCCTCGAGACGCACGCGAACGAACTCGAGGCAAACGCGCTCGAACACGCGACGCTTTGCATCGGGGCCGACCGGTTCGAAGCCGGCGCGCTCGAGGTGACCGTCGCGGCCGACGAGTTGCCGACCGAGTGGCGCGAGGCGTTCGCCTCGCGGTACTTCCCCGATCGGCTGTTCGCGTTGCGACCGCCGACCGAGGCGGGCCTCGAGACGTGGCTCGAGACGCTAGGGCTCGCGGACGCGCCTCCGATCTGGGCCGGCCGCGAGGCCCGCGACGGCGAGCCGACGCTGTACGTTTGTCGCGATCGGACCTGCTCGCCGCCGACCCACGACGTGGACGAGGCGCTCGAGTGGCTGGGAGAGCATGCGGCGGTCGAAGGCTCGGGAGCGGGGACGCTCGCGGAGGACGAAAGCCCGTTTTGA
- a CDS encoding CHRD domain-containing protein, with translation MHEPDSTRRTALKGLALLGAGTTGIGVAAAEDHRNGDGNHGDDPGDGQRSSPSGLFVATLEPREGVETDARGTALVQERQDGLKFVLQVSNLENAFMGHVHEDETLGPIAVWLYDFLTQDERLEEGRFSGILDAGTITDEAVAEGRVPEAESETVDDLLGKLEAGEAYVNVHTEAYPSGEIAGALVPFDPSDMMRRGGFDDGSESDDP, from the coding sequence ATGCACGAACCCGATTCCACTCGACGGACAGCGCTGAAAGGACTCGCCCTTCTCGGTGCCGGTACGACCGGTATCGGCGTCGCAGCGGCCGAGGACCACCGTAACGGCGACGGGAACCACGGTGACGACCCCGGAGACGGCCAGCGGTCTTCCCCTTCCGGCCTCTTCGTCGCAACTCTCGAGCCCCGAGAGGGTGTCGAGACGGACGCACGGGGAACGGCGTTGGTTCAGGAACGGCAGGACGGGCTGAAGTTCGTTCTCCAGGTCTCGAACCTCGAGAACGCGTTTATGGGCCACGTTCACGAGGACGAGACCCTCGGCCCGATCGCCGTCTGGCTGTACGATTTCCTGACGCAAGACGAACGCCTCGAGGAGGGCCGTTTCTCCGGGATCTTGGACGCCGGGACGATCACCGACGAGGCTGTCGCGGAGGGACGCGTGCCGGAGGCCGAATCGGAGACCGTCGACGATCTGCTCGGCAAGCTCGAGGCCGGCGAGGCGTACGTGAACGTTCATACGGAAGCGTACCCCAGCGGCGAAATCGCCGGGGCCCTCGTCCCGTTCGATCCGTCGGACATGATGCGTCGCGGTGGTTTCGACGACGGTTCCGAATCGGACGATCCCTAA
- the acnA gene encoding aconitate hydratase AcnA, with protein MATDDFSDAIREFEHDGETYKMADLTVLEERGLCDLEKLPVSIRILLESVLRNADGETIDDDAVRAAASWEPDVPDAEVPFTVSRVVLQDLTGVPAVVDLAALRSAADRKGVDPTVVEPEVPCDLVIDHSVQVDHFGSDDAYEKNVEIEYERNEERYRAIKWAEQAFDEFNVVPPGTGIVHQVNLEHLGRVVHEREVDGEQWLVPDTLVGTDSHTPMIGGIGSVGWGVGGIEAEAALLGQPINMSLPEVVGVRLSGDLPDGATATDLVLHITERLREVGVVDKFVEFYGPGVSELSVADRATISNMAPEQGSTISMFPVDEKTLEYLELTGRDEDHIELVREYLEAQGLFGEQEPEYTETVDFDLGDVEPSLAGHKKPHDRIPMGDLDDHFPALLEEEGVIGPGGEPAIGDGSGASAADATDAGPGLPLDEKVPVELEDGTEIEIGHGDVLVSAITSCTNTSNPSVMVGAGLLARNAAERGLAVPDYVKTSLAPGSRVVTEYLERAELLDDLEELGYHVVGYGCTTCIGNSGPLPEPIENAIDEHDLWTTSVLSGNRNFEARIHPKIKANYLASPPLVVAYGLAGRMDIDLENEPIGTDDDGEAVYLEDIWPDTEEIRDTIHDSVSPEMFEEKYASVYEGDERWEALDAPTGAVYDWDPESTYIREPPFFQDFPLEKPGVDNVEDARALLTLGDTVTTDHISPAGPFGEDLPAGQWLKERGVEPYEFNTYGSRRGNHEVMMRGTFANVRIKNELLDGKEGGYTIHHPTGEETTVFEASERYREEDTPLIVMAGEELGTGSSRDWAAKGTDLLGIRATIGKSYERIYRDNLIGMGVLPLQFQDGEGWEELGLEGDEYFEIEGLEDGLEPNAELTVTAEADDGTVTEFEVTAQVDTPMAVEYVENGGVLHLVLRRLLQEKTQ; from the coding sequence ATGGCAACTGACGATTTCTCGGACGCGATCCGGGAGTTCGAACACGACGGCGAGACGTACAAGATGGCCGATCTCACGGTCCTCGAGGAGCGGGGCCTCTGTGACCTCGAGAAACTGCCGGTGAGCATCCGGATCCTGCTCGAGTCGGTGTTGCGTAACGCCGACGGGGAGACGATCGATGACGACGCCGTCCGGGCGGCGGCCTCGTGGGAACCCGACGTCCCGGACGCCGAGGTGCCGTTTACCGTCTCGCGGGTCGTCCTGCAGGACCTGACCGGCGTGCCGGCGGTCGTCGACCTCGCGGCGCTGCGCTCCGCGGCCGATCGCAAGGGCGTCGACCCGACGGTCGTCGAACCCGAAGTCCCCTGTGACCTCGTGATCGACCACAGCGTCCAGGTCGACCACTTCGGCAGCGACGACGCATACGAGAAGAACGTCGAAATCGAGTACGAACGTAACGAGGAGCGATACCGCGCGATCAAGTGGGCCGAACAGGCGTTCGACGAGTTCAACGTCGTCCCGCCGGGAACCGGGATCGTCCACCAGGTCAACCTGGAACACCTCGGCCGCGTCGTCCACGAGCGCGAAGTCGACGGCGAGCAGTGGCTCGTGCCCGACACGCTCGTCGGCACCGACAGCCACACCCCGATGATCGGCGGTATCGGATCCGTCGGCTGGGGTGTCGGCGGTATCGAGGCCGAGGCCGCGCTGCTCGGCCAGCCGATCAACATGAGCCTGCCGGAAGTCGTCGGCGTCCGTCTGTCGGGCGATCTCCCCGACGGTGCGACGGCGACGGACCTCGTGTTGCACATTACCGAGCGGCTCCGTGAGGTCGGCGTCGTCGACAAGTTCGTCGAATTCTACGGTCCCGGCGTCTCGGAACTCTCCGTGGCGGACCGGGCAACCATCTCGAACATGGCGCCCGAACAGGGCTCGACCATCAGCATGTTCCCCGTCGACGAAAAGACCCTCGAGTACCTCGAACTCACTGGTCGCGACGAGGACCATATCGAACTCGTCCGCGAGTACCTCGAGGCACAGGGGCTGTTCGGCGAACAGGAACCGGAGTACACGGAGACCGTCGACTTCGACCTCGGCGACGTCGAACCCAGCCTCGCGGGCCACAAGAAGCCCCACGACCGAATCCCGATGGGCGACCTCGATGACCACTTCCCGGCCCTGCTCGAGGAGGAGGGCGTCATCGGTCCCGGCGGCGAGCCGGCGATCGGCGACGGCAGCGGCGCGAGCGCGGCGGACGCGACCGACGCTGGACCGGGACTCCCGCTCGACGAGAAAGTACCCGTCGAACTCGAGGACGGCACCGAGATCGAGATCGGTCACGGCGACGTCCTCGTCAGCGCGATCACGTCCTGTACGAACACATCGAACCCGTCCGTAATGGTCGGTGCCGGCTTGCTGGCCCGTAACGCGGCCGAACGGGGACTCGCGGTGCCCGACTACGTCAAGACGAGCCTCGCGCCCGGAAGCCGCGTCGTCACGGAGTACCTCGAGCGAGCGGAGCTACTCGACGATCTGGAGGAACTGGGCTATCACGTCGTCGGCTACGGCTGTACGACCTGTATCGGGAACTCCGGGCCGCTCCCGGAGCCGATCGAGAACGCCATCGACGAACACGATCTCTGGACGACGAGCGTCCTCTCCGGCAATCGGAACTTCGAGGCCCGCATCCACCCGAAAATCAAGGCCAACTATCTCGCCAGCCCGCCGCTGGTCGTCGCCTACGGCCTCGCGGGACGGATGGATATCGACCTCGAGAACGAGCCGATCGGCACCGACGACGACGGCGAGGCGGTCTACCTCGAGGACATCTGGCCCGACACCGAGGAGATCCGCGACACGATCCACGACAGCGTCTCGCCGGAGATGTTCGAGGAGAAGTACGCCAGCGTCTACGAGGGCGACGAGCGCTGGGAGGCACTCGACGCACCGACCGGCGCGGTCTACGACTGGGACCCCGAATCGACGTACATCCGCGAGCCGCCGTTCTTCCAGGACTTCCCGCTCGAGAAACCCGGCGTCGACAACGTCGAGGACGCCCGCGCACTGTTGACGCTCGGTGACACCGTCACGACCGACCACATCAGCCCCGCCGGACCGTTCGGCGAGGACCTGCCAGCCGGCCAGTGGCTCAAAGAGCGCGGCGTCGAGCCCTACGAGTTCAACACCTACGGCTCGCGCCGTGGCAACCACGAGGTCATGATGCGTGGCACCTTCGCGAACGTCCGCATCAAAAACGAACTGCTGGACGGCAAGGAGGGTGGCTACACCATCCACCACCCGACCGGCGAGGAGACCACCGTCTTCGAAGCATCCGAGCGCTACCGCGAGGAAGACACGCCGCTGATCGTCATGGCCGGCGAAGAACTCGGGACCGGCTCGAGCCGTGACTGGGCCGCGAAAGGGACCGACCTGCTCGGGATCCGCGCGACCATCGGCAAGAGCTACGAGCGGATCTACCGTGACAACCTCATCGGCATGGGCGTCTTGCCCCTGCAGTTCCAGGACGGCGAGGGCTGGGAGGAACTCGGCCTCGAGGGCGACGAGTACTTCGAAATCGAGGGCTTAGAGGACGGTCTCGAGCCCAACGCTGAGCTGACCGTGACCGCCGAAGCCGACGACGGCACCGTCACCGAGTTCGAGGTCACCGCACAGGTCGACACGCCGATGGCTGTCGAGTACGTCGAGAACGGTGGCGTTCTTCACCTCGTACTCCGACGACTGCTGCAGGAAAAGACGCAGTAG
- a CDS encoding twin-arginine translocation signal domain-containing protein — MTEETDSGLFGDSRRSFMKKSALTAGAVALGTAGAGTATAQDDGGSGSVVVFGDDYEPGVDFTVASALNDGTKDELFQEIGAEDEFDTPDDWDVYLINYDVGGSAPSLGFLMTEDVDLSAGDSETMGADGQFRNAELDMVEATPGETGGDGGDGGDGGDGDDGGDGGDGGEPAADEEDDGMGGGNETDGGN; from the coding sequence ATGACAGAAGAAACTGACAGTGGATTATTCGGCGATTCGCGGCGATCGTTCATGAAAAAGAGTGCGCTCACGGCGGGCGCAGTAGCGCTCGGGACTGCGGGCGCGGGGACTGCGACCGCTCAAGACGACGGCGGGAGCGGAAGCGTGGTCGTGTTCGGCGATGACTACGAACCCGGCGTCGACTTCACCGTCGCGTCGGCGCTGAACGACGGCACGAAAGACGAACTGTTCCAGGAGATCGGTGCCGAAGACGAGTTCGACACGCCCGACGACTGGGACGTCTACCTCATCAACTACGACGTCGGCGGCTCCGCGCCGTCGCTGGGCTTCCTGATGACCGAAGACGTCGACCTCAGTGCCGGCGATAGCGAGACGATGGGTGCGGACGGACAGTTCCGCAACGCGGAACTGGACATGGTCGAGGCCACCCCAGGCGAAACCGGCGGTGACGGTGGCGACGGCGGTGACGGTGGCGACGGCGACGATGGTGGCGATGGCGGCGACGGCGGCGAACCCGCGGCGGACGAAGAAGACGACGGGATGGGCGGCGGCAACGAGACCGACGGCGGCAACTAA